A region of Nakaseomyces glabratus chromosome M, complete sequence DNA encodes the following proteins:
- the TAF14 gene encoding TATA-binding protein-associated factor TAF14 (CAGL0M02739g~Putative transcription initiation factor) has protein sequence MVASTKRTIRIKTEQHILPDVPPVENFPVRQWSIEIALLDEEGKEMPATIFDKVVYHLHPTFANPNRTFNEPPFKIVEQGWGGFPLDISLYFLEKGGERKISHDLNFLQESYEVDHVIQVPLNKPTLTAELAKSGFTEDTSSGSKRKMTGSNTGAESKTKKAKTTTASTIKGNVDLEKLAFGLTKLNEDDLVGVVQMVTDNKTPEMNVTNNVEEGEFIIDLYSLPEGLLKSLWEYVKKNTE, from the exons ATGGTAGCA TCGACTAAGAGAACAATAAGAATCAAGACAGAACAACACATTCTGCCCGATGTTCCTCCGGTAGAGAATTTTCCAGTGCGCCAATGGAGTATTGAGATTGCACTATTAGATGAAGAGGGCAAAGAGATGCCTGCCACTATTTTCGATAAAGTGGTTTACCATTTGCATCCAACATTTGCAAACCCAAATAGAACATTTAATGAACCTCCTTTCAAGATTGTAGAACAAGGTTGGGGTGGTTTCCCGTTAGATATCAGTTTATACTTCCTGGAGAAAGGTGGTGAGAGAAAGATATCTCACGACTTAAACTTCCTGCAGGAATCATACGAAGTAGACCATGTTATCCAGGTTCCACTGAATAAACCAACTTTGACTGCTGAATTAGCCAAAAGTGGATTTACAGAAGATACAAGTTCTGGCTCAAAGAGAAAGATGACAGGCTCAAATACTGGAGCCGAATCCAAAACGAAAAAGGCAAAGACTACTACTGCATCTACGATAAAAGGTAATGTTGACTTAGAGAAGCTGGCTTTCGGTTTGACAAAATTGAACGAAGATGACTTAGTTGGCGTAGTCCAGATGGTTACAGACAACAAGACTCCAGAGATGAATGTGACGAATAATGTAGAAGAAGGTGAGTTTATCATCGATTTATACAGTCTTCCTGAAGGATTACTAAAGAGTCTGTGGGAATACGTCAAGAAAAATACCGAATAA
- the SPO19 gene encoding Spo19p (CAGL0M02717g~Predicted GPI-linked cell wall protein) gives MKRPFIFSSQILASFVVAEQFRAFLSTDEIGSDSIQRGTDDNPLVIRIDKQSYSPELIDTLTKSTNIIFADLPDVPEFIKADKISDVDYQVVQNTWKHKDKKNDEEEKQDDNDKKEDKNKQENNDKNEETKSKTKPNSKTVEDHKTTLSTKTTTHSTIIYTSSKPEKTKESEENSKDSRSGDKGKPYDDSEDNGDSDDELCDDEEEKESKNSNKLPSNHTEPHLGDNEDEFFDNIGNHLNNRGHYQWLLYAILFALPFPNIL, from the coding sequence ATGAAAAGGCCATTCATTTTCTCTTCTCAAATCTTAGCATCCTTTGTGGTTGCTGAACAATTTAGAGCATTTTTATCAACCGATGAAATTGGCAGTGATTCTATTCAGCGCGGCACCGATGACAATCCATTGGTAATCCGCATTGACAAACAATCCTATTCGCCAGAATTAATTGACACTCTCACTAAGTCGACgaatataatttttgctGACTTACCAGATGTACCTGAATTTATCAAAGCTGATAAAATAAGCGACGTCGACTACCAAGTAGTTCAAAACACTTGGAAACAtaaggataaaaaaaatgatgagGAGGAAAAGCAGGATGATAACGACAAGAAGGAAGATAAAAACAAGCAAGAGAacaatgataaaaatgagGAAACAAAATCCAAAACCAAACCCAATTCCAAGACAGTAGAAGATCATAAGACGACACTTTCTACAAAGACAACTACTCATTCAACCATTATTTACACTTCTTCCAAACCTGAAAAGACCAAAGAGAGTGAGGAAAACAGTAAAGATTCTCGTTCTGGGGACAAGGGTAAACCTTATGATGACTCAGAAGATAATGGGGATAGCGATGACGAATTATgtgacgatgaagaagaaaaagaaagtaagAACAGTAACAAATTACCTTCAAATCACACTGAACCGCACTTGGGCGATAACGAAGATGAATTCTTTGACAACATTGGTAACCACTTAAACAACAGGGGCCACTACCAATGGCTACTGTATGCCATACTATTTGCTTTACCGtttccaaatattttgtga
- the COX11 gene encoding Cox11p (CAGL0M02673g~Ortholog(s) have copper ion binding activity, role in aerobic respiration, cellular protein complex assembly and mitochondrial inner membrane, mitochondrial intermembrane space, mitochondrial ribosome, plasma membrane localization), producing the protein MSYTVGLRMAARRSVLRMTPLSQMRMVPRVSHRWSSNGPSSSAKSSSNGNIDFSKLTRDEIKQLRDMKMAKDRKYKDRTVAYYFGSVAVIFLGLAYAAVPLYRAICARTGFGGVPITDKRKFTDDKLIPVDTGKRIRVSFTSEVSQILPWKFTPQQREVYVLPGETALAFYKAKNNSDKDIIGMATYSITPGDAAQYFNKIQCFCFEEQKLAAGEEIDMPVFFFIDPDFASDPSMRNIDDLILHYTFFRAHYGDGSAVSEHQPVEDVNMANAQILTPQVIDATKD; encoded by the coding sequence ATGTCATATACAGTGGGCCTTCGAATGGCAGCTCGCCGGAGTGTTCTGAGGATGACTCCTCTGTCGCAAATGCGCATGGTTCCTCGAGTGAGCCATCGTTGGAGTAGCAATGGGCCTTCATCTTCAGCAAAGAGTAGTTCTAATGGTAACATTGACTTTTCGAAACTGACTAGGGATGAAATCAAGCAGTTGAGGGATATGAAGATGGCTAAGGATAGGAAGTACAAGGATCGGACGGTGGCATATTATTTTGGCAGTGTTGCGGTGATATTTCTCGGGTTAGCGTACGCCGCAGTGCCATTATACAGAGCCATCTGTGCGCGTACTGGGTTTGGTGGTGTTCCGATCACTGACAAGAGGAAGTTTACGGATGACAAGTTGATCCCCGTGGACACGGGGAAGCGTATTAGGGTGTCATTCACCAGTGAAGTCTCTCAGATCCTTCCATGGAAGTTTACACCTCAACAGAGAGAGGTATATGTGCTGCCAGGAGAGACGGCGTTGGCGTTTTACAAAgccaagaacaacagtgaCAAGGATATCATTGGGATGGCCACGTACAGTATAACACCGGGTGATGCTGCGCAGTACTTCAACAAGATCCAATGTTTCTGCTTCGAGGAGCAGAAGCTTGCCGCGGGCGAAGAGATCGACATGCCcgtgttcttcttcatcgacCCAGACTTCGCCTCTGATCCATCAATGAGAAACATAGACGACCTTATCCTACATTACACATTCTTTAGAGCCCACTACGGAGACGGCTCCGCAGTCTCTGAGCACCAGCCTGTCGAGGATGTGAACATGGCAAATGCACAGATCCTAACCCCACAGGTAATAGATGCGACAAAGGATTGA
- the RPL5 gene encoding 60S ribosomal protein uL18 (CAGL0M02695g~Ortholog(s) have 5S rRNA binding, structural constituent of ribosome activity, role in ribosomal large subunit assembly and cytosolic large ribosomal subunit localization), which yields MVFIQNLKTSAYHSRFQTPFRRRREGKTDYYQRKRLVAQHKAKYNSPKYRLVVRFTNKDIICQIVSSTITGDIVLAAAYSHELPRYGITHGLTNWAAAYATGLLIARRALQKLGLDETYKGVEEVEGEYELTEAVEDGPRPFKVYLDIGLQRTTTGARVFGALKGASDGGLYVPHSENRFPGWDFEAEELDAELLRSYIFGGHVSQYMEELADDDEERFSELFKGYLADDIDADSIEDIYASAHEAIRADPSFKPTEKKFTKEQYAAESKKYKAKKLTKEERDARVAAKIAALAGQQ from the coding sequence ATGGTTTTTATCCAAAACTTGAAGACTTCTGCTTACCACTCTCGTTTCCAAACTCCtttcagaagaagaagagaggGTAAGACCGATTACTAccaaagaaagagattgGTCGCTCAACACAAGGCTAAGTACAACTCTCCAAAGTACAGATTGGTCGTTAGATTCACCAACAAGGACATCATCTGTCAAATTGTCTCCTCTACCATCACTGGTGACATTGTCTTGGCTGCTGCTTACTCTCATGAATTGCCAAGATACGGTATTACCCACGGTTTGACTAACTGGGCTGCTGCTTACGCTACTGGTTTGTTGATCGCTAGAAGAGCTTTGCAAAAGTTGGGTCTAGACGAAACCTACAAGGGTGTcgaagaagttgaaggtGAATACGAATTGACCGAAGCCGTCGAAGATGGTCCACGTCCATTCAAGGTCTACTTGGACATTGGTCTACAAAGAACCACCACTGGTGCTAGAGTCTTCGGTGCTTTGAAGGGTGCTTCTGACGGTGGTTTGTACGTTCCTCACTCCGAAAACAGATTCCCAGGTTGGGACTTCGAAGCTGAAGAATTGGACGCTGAACTATTGAGATCTTACATCTTCGGTGGTCACGTTTCCCAATACATGGAAGAATTGGCtgacgatgatgaagaaagatTCTCTGAATTGTTCAAGGGTTACTTGGCTGACGACATCGATGCCGACTCCATTGAAGACATCTACGCTTCCGCTCACGAAGCTATCAGAGCTGACCCATCCTTCAAGCCAACTGAAAAGAAGTTCACCAAGGAACAATACGCTGCTGAATCCAAGAAGTACAAGGCCAAGAAGTTGACCAaggaagaaagagatgCTCGTGTTGCTGCCAAGATCGCTGCTTTGGCTGGTCaacaataa